The sequence below is a genomic window from Paramisgurnus dabryanus chromosome 4, PD_genome_1.1, whole genome shotgun sequence.
ttctGATTTACTATAAAACAAATACATaatgaaaagaaaaacatataagTTCTGCAaaaatattagggctgtcaaaaaatgaatcgcgattaatcgcatacaaaataaaagtttgtgtttgcgtaatatatttgtgtgtttattgtgtgtaattattatgtatatataaatacaggcatacatgtataaatgtaagatttttttatttttaaaatgtatatataatataaatgtatataaaagaggaactatattgtatggcggaacagcacttttgggagtacttcaactcgcctgaaaaatccgctcccctcctccctctcataatgggagagggagggtgttactgcgccgagtcgaagtactcccaaaggtgctgttccgccatacaatatagttcctcttttaaatccgcttagaaaagcgctacgttttattttgtaccacaaaaattgctcgtataactactcgtcttaaataggaaaaacgttgatgtgtttggtcacttctaactttatctctgagtggtaccattgaatgaatggggctaagctaaatgctatcgagtgtcgcagcgcgccccagcacttacgtgcacgcactaagatgatagagggatgtatcaactcttcttagttaaggtaataacatattttaatattgaaaatgagtagactattcctttaagtacatACATGCTTGTGTTTCTATTTAGATATGCAAAATAATTACAcgcagtgcacacacatatataatgcaaaaacaaacttttattttgtgtgcgATTAATTGctattaatcttttgacagccctaaaaataTAACATCAacatctttaatactgactgagtaaggtcatgattgaaaaattattcattgaaaATTAATGTCCCCCAGCTTATTCCATTCTAGTTATTGTTATGAAGTTACGtgtgtatttgtaatatttccATCTTATTTCTAGATCCCATCATACAGGTTCCTGTCTATTTCCAAGAGTAAGTATTTAAAAGAAAGTATATCAATATACTTGATAAAGATATGCATTGATACCATGACTTTTGTGTttacactttcataaaaaaattaccTTCTAAAATCACCCCCATCATTtaagatgtttatgtttttctttgttcagtcaagaagaaaacatttcaggattttccCCCATAAAATgcactttagtggacctcaacagtttacaatTTCAATGCGGCtgaaaaaagtactttttaaccacaacttctcgtcttgcactagcatTGTAATGAGCCAGCGTGTCCTTatgtattacgtaatcacgtcaaaaggtcacgtatgcaaaactacagTGTTAGCAAGTGAGGagaagaggaccgttctgacgttgCTATATGTGCTATGATGCTAATTGATACTTTTATGTAATACGGCCGCGCTGGGACGTCATAGGGCTaatgcaagacgagaagttgtggtatgaaagtaattgttttatttttgacagttgTTTGGCTAAAtaaacccttatgcctcggttggaaTTATTTAGAACCCATTGAAGTTGCATTGAAATGGTTGAGGTCTAATAAattccactatatggagaaaaatcctgtaatgttttcctcaacaaaaaaaaaaacaattatttttcgactgaacaaagaaagacataaacatcttggatgacatgggcaTGAGTAATTTTTatgaggatttttttttttttatgaaagtggagtaatgcTTTAAGTTGCCCGTTTCCATTTGCAGGCCAGGCTTTTTACCTGATCCGAATGATGGCAGTCTGTATGTATTAGGCGGCAAACGCAAAGAGGGTCTTATGGTGAGTGTCATGGAAAGGCCTGAATGTTTTTGTCTGGGATGAGTGGGAATTTGTGTAATTTATGTGACTCCTCTTCTGTACAGAAACTCCCATTTACTATTCCAGAATTGGTGCAGTCATCTCCGTGCAGGAGTTCAGATGGAGTGCTATACACGGGTAACATGAAACACATTTGAAAAATGAAAGATGTACTGAAAGCCTTTTTTGATCTTagtattttgtttattattaaaaagtCCTAAGtctttaaaggcagggtgcatgattttgaaagccaatgttgacatttgaatcACCTAAACCAGGAGTGGgaaaccctgggtcctggagggccactgtcctgcagagtttagttccaaccctaatcaaacacacctgaatttcatttccaagtaatcctgaagtctttaatttgatttttcgagtgtgtttaattagggttggaactaaactctgcaggacagtggccctccaggaccagggttccccacccctgacctaaacaaacacacccctaccccaatagaatctggaccttcttttgatagacccgccccacacatacacaacccaggcaatgatgttggttagtagacacgcctctTACTGATGATTGGCTACacgtgtgttttggtagtcagcctgactcccttttccaaagtgttcaAAAATCACACACCCTGCCTTTAAACAGCATGTGTCTTTCATGCATTTTTTGccttttaaaggtcacatattatgcaaatccACTATTACAAGGTGTTTATGTGTGTAgacagtgtgtgaacacaacaagcctacaagtaagggataatgtagaggcagccggtagttattgggaaataagccccgacagtgtgatcaggacccgacgcgaagcggagggtcttgtatcacactgaaggggcttatttcccaataactaccggctgcctctacattatcccgcttattacacggctacttgccacataagaaaaaaactggacatgaatatgaatttgaaacattttattggcatatttgttttaaatgaacatttttatccttccgcgaaactttgcacagatgcataaaatgatcgtaataccttattaagatcctctgcttcatacttgtctgtctccatttttttctctttaaccagtctttgagaagttttaatgcccattctgtattttttttgtgtgttggcttcgtagctgtcatgctctattttgtcaagttcagtctcagtaagctgtctgtgtcttgtcgtggctgtcgagtgtttgtcacaagatggcgccaaacagacagtaatctttattgatctttattggcgcggagcgattttactcgtgcaagtagtccggctatgcgttattattttggagcggttattatttgaaaagaacgaacctgcaaatgtctcaactgactaatcagaatcaagcattccagagagccgtgtaataatgaaaaatatatactctcttttttattttttaatccccattaaaccaaagcagtctcattagacatgctgttttgattctcgttaatgtgatgtcacactgataaagcccctcccacagccactgactgactggttaattttacccaaaaactTTTCTATATTTGTTTGTTAGCACATAGTAGGGCTAATGCGGATAAATATACTTTTGTCTCAggctgtattcacaggaatcagatctatttttaacctAAAGCTGTTGGTAAAGGTACATCGCTCATCTTTTTCAAAGCGGCTGTTAGGAGGCGTGTCTAAagctggttgtcataaacaaataagTAACATCCACTCCACTGACGAGAGATGGATGACGtaaactccactgcttcgttctcattggtagtcgctccagAAAGTCGCTCATCATTTGCAGAGAGTTGTTATCAACTTTGTCACGCGACTGGGCACACCCATCCGGTCACCGTCGCTCGTGTCCCCGGATGACGGAAATTATTTTTATCCAGTGATCATGAATTACTTGAAGAATTAATTGTGAAATTTAATTGGTCAGGTGTGGAAGCCTTGCCAATGTGTTCATAaatagatgtttatgttttgtgttgtgTATATTCTCAGGAAAAAAGCAGGACACTTGGTTTGTGGTGGATCCACAGACAGGTGAAAAGCAGACGAGTCTAAGCACCGCGTCCTCGGACTCTATATGCCCATCAGCTCCTCTCTTGTACATTGGTCGCACAGgtagaacacacacacacacacacacacacacacacacacacacacaatcccATTACAGTATGTCACATAATTTATTGTCCATAATCTGTTTTCATGTGTAGAATATATGATCACAATGTATGATACAAAGACTCAGGAGCTACGGTGGAATGCTACCTACAATGACTACTCCGCCCCTCTGTATGATGACAAAGATTATGAATACAGTAAGTTATGCATGTTGCATTCACAAGATTGTGCAAGCCTGTATATTCAATTTGTTGTATGTGATCCTGCGAAAACCAAGCTAAAGTCTTATTTTGTAATTATGGAGCATTCAAGTTTGATTTCAACCATTCAGTTTAATCTTTGatatgacattactcagtcgaTATTGAGGTTATACCACAGAATGTACTTTAagttatgtaggatgattttatgtagaaaactataaatcacaaaaaatgactttagtttGGTTTTCAcaagcagggtcacatataggtGTTCGTTGAGCTCAACGGGTAGAGCTTAGCATTAGCAGTTTAAATGGCTTTGATACCCATGCATGGAACCCATAAATTGATCAAATGAATGCACTCTTTGGGTCAAAGTTTAATGCATATGTAAGgtaaataaatatggaaaaatacaataaagGGATGTTTTGTGTTTCATGCAGAGATGTCTCACTTTGCATCCAGTGGAGACGGTCTGGTGGTCACAGTGGATCGGGACTCCGGCGAGGTCTTGTGGATGCAGAAGTTCGATTCCCCAGTGGCCGGGTTTTACCTCTGGAGTCAGGACAGCCTGCGGCGAGCTCCACACCTGACAGTCGCCACAGAGACCCTCCGTTACTTAACCTTTACTGCTGAAAACACACAGTCCCAAACCATGAAGTGGACCTACCAGTTTACAAAGGAGAAGCATAGCACCAAGACTCAGCTAGTGTAAGATATATACAGAAACAGTCGGCTAATCCGATAAATGATGTTTTCCTAATCtcctttttaaaaaaggcaCTCATAAcatttgcctctctatcgccatctctgtttgaaacataaaactgCAGGTTACTTTATGTATTTATCTCACTGtttttccccgccagcattttcccaaaagtttaatgcctcctagaaaatgttcttctttaaatctATAAAcctacaatatattaaatgaaagaacagagcctctgctttcaaacaaaatctTCATCAGttttcttttatcacctctcaaatataggTCTACAAAAGCAcaaatttttaagttaaaaagctgagataattccagtCCATTACATTTTTTCAGATGCAAGGCGATCGGACATAACAGCTGTTTGtcctagggcgatacttccgtCTTTTATAAAttgcggaagtgcgccacctggtggataatagcggcaCAGCGGATTGACATAAAAAATTTGCCTCACATCTCAAATTATAAAACGTTATTATAAACTTACCATTATGAATCAAGATTAGGTAATCCGGTTTTTGGAAAGAGGTATTTAATGTGCTtgattttcagttattttttatccacaaaGTGAACTGAAATGAGAAGGTCTAGCCTATGTGGGAATTGCGTCACTTGCTGTTCCCACCCACCACGCTTGTCAGCTGAGACCTAttagacttttaaaaataaatattgagccagatttttttaattttagaaaatatgacaaattgatgcagattaaactacccaacagtatataaaatgtaccaaccttaaaaatatacaaaatgcaACATGTGCAATATTGCAGCtataatattaatttacatcactaaaacataatttataatagtaaaacagtCACAAGAACTTTGAATTTGCTAAATGTATCTACTAATTATTTGTGGAGGGCTAAAACGGTAAAGTATAGGTCTCTGCGGAACAAAAAAAGGGGCGTTTCCtgatttttagttattttttaacacCTATTTCAGTTTGAAGACGCCCAAAAAATTGGGAAACGCCTCTTTTTGTTTGGCGGCCCCGCCCCAACACAATTacgagcatccattcaggttgtagtgttatttgaaagttgagagagacGGGAGCTTTTTTTTGTGgagttttttagtttttttttctttcaagcTATACATTGTATCAGTATGTATGTTTCATCGCAGTTAAGCAACAAAAAAATCTtttgaatatttaatttaacatattaaatcAAAATAATTACTTAACTGTTACCATATTGTTAATAAATTTACTTGTGTGTGTGCATCTCTTGATAGTCCCACCCTTTATGTTGGCAAGATGGACTCTCATCTGTATGCCTCTTCATCTCTTGTGCACAAGGGAGTGGCAATAGTTGTAAGTTTTCCAGCCCGTCTATTAAAACCACCGGTATTGAGTTCCACATCCCTTGTATTAACCTTATCCTGTTGCTTGGCAGCCGCAAGGTATTACTCTTGCACGAATCGAGGGGCCGATCACAGCCGGCGTCACAATGGGAAATGGGCGGGCCGAATGCGAGATCACACCCAGCACCGATGTGAAGTATCCACCAGGAAGCACCAGCTCTCTGCAAAATAACTGGCTGCTGATCGGTACGATCCATTCACACACATGCACTGAAATTTACTGTATTAACAGACATgccaaaatagaaaaaaatgtcaACATATGCtctcactggggcagtaccttttaaaaggtCATAATATTTATCATCAATGTGTACacttggtaccaatatgtacctttgggGTACTAACATGAAttttttgggtacaaaggtgccGTGAGACTCGAACCGGCAACTCTTGTGACTCTCTAACTATTAGGCCACGACTGCCTAGGTAGGTATGTCATTTAGGACCAGTATTATGTTTTGACATAtatgtttgttgtgtgtgttatTTGTATAGGTCACCATGAGATTCCTCCTTTGGCTCACACCACCATGTTAAGAGATTTCCCAGAGAACCTACGGCGCTCCGGTGATGTGATCCCACCTCAAGGTTCTGGTTCTTCTTTCCGTCCTGTCTCTCACCCAGTGAGTCCAATGCGTACTTCAGTGCACACTCTTAAAGGGCCGGTACacccaaatataatttatattatataaatatatttataatatttttttgttcttcTGTGAAACACAGATTTTTTGATTGATACAGTACTGTTCATAATCCAATTCGGTTGTGACATAATGTACATAATCAGTTACGGGAGGACCAATCACAAACTTGTTTACATTATTGTCATGTTTTTTTCATAGTTGCCACCAGTAACACAACAAATTTCCTCGCCCATGTTGCCCGATTCCTTGACCTCTGACCCCATGACCGTGTTGGTGGTGACACTGCTTTTGGGAGCATGGATTGCTTTCCTGCTAAAACACAATAGGGTAAGAGATGGTGTGTGCACGCAAAGCTAACTTGATGTTAGTGCCACCTGAACCATACCGAAGTCCACACGAAACGTACCCCAGACTACTATTATTAGTGGCACTCGAGTGTACGTTCACCTTACGTAAAAACAAACTATAATCCGGGCTTAAGATTGTCGATTTTGAGGTATTTACGTCATTATTTAACTCCTgataatgtatatgtatattattGATCCCCAGAATATAATTCCTCTGTATTGTTATAGTTGGCACTTTATAGTTCTCATTCTTGGCATGAGCGGGCCATTAGCGCTTATTTAAAACGGTTATGAAAGCTTCTTTGGTAataaattagtttaaaataCTTTGAAATACTCGAAGCAAAAAAACACATTCCTTAGAGACCTAATTCATTTGTTTTCAGCCTGTCAAGTCCCAGAAATCTGATGAGCCAATGGACTTCAACTCTCTGACCacactgaccaatcagaatcctTCAACAGAACCCAGCGCTCCATCCTCATCATCATCCTACAGCAATAACAACCATTCAGAGAAGACTAGTTCTGTTGCATCTTATCAAACCCAGCCGTTCTCAAGCAAAGACTCCGCCTCAGGGGCAGCAGTCAGCCAATCGCAAAGTGCGTAGACCGTTCTGAATCTACACCTTTTATAATTTAAGATTTTGCAAACCAGTTTTAAACATCTTTTCTTCAATTTTGGGAGAGATGTGTTGTGTGAATCAGCTTAATACTCATGTAACTGGTGTTTTGTGCATGTTTCAGATGAACAGCCTGAAGTTGTGGAGGTTGGAAAAATCTCCTTTAGTCCTGCTGAGGTGCTGGGACATGGAACGGCGGGAACCTTTGTTTTCCGGTGTGTTTTTTATAAACTGAGAAAGGATTTTgctcaaaaattattttctagtCTAATGTTGTGAATAGAGTTTATATTTTAGTGCTGTTAACTAATGCAAGCATCTCTGTTGCTATTCTTTATAtctaaaggtgcagtgtgtagtgTAGTTCTGTGcattttaaaaggatctcttgacagaaatgcagtataatatacactcacctaaaggattattagaaaGACCTGTTcagtttctcattaatgcaattatctaatcaaccaatcacatgacagttgcttcaatgcatttaggggtgtggtcctgatCAAGACAATTTtgtgaactccaaactgaatgtcagaattggaaagaaaggtgatttaagcaattttgagcatggcatggttgttggtgccagacgggccggtctgagtatttcacaatctgctcagttactaaatttttcacgcacaaccatttctagggtttacaaagaatggtgtgaaaagggaaaaacattcagccttgttgatgctagaggtcagaggagaatgggccgactgattcaagctgatagaagagcaactttgactgaaataaccactcgttacaaccgaggtatgcagcaaagcatttgtgaagccacaacacgcacaaccttgaggcggatggactacaacagcagaagaccccaccgggtaccactcatctccactaacaataggaaaaagaggctaaaatttgcacaagctcaccaaaattagacagttgaagactggacaaatgttgcctggtctgatgagtctcaatttctgttgagacattcagatggtagagtcagaatttggcgtaaacagaatgagaacatggatccatcattccttgttaccactgtgcaggctgctggtggtagtgtaatggtgtgagggatgttttcttggcacactttagggcccttagtgccaattgggcattgtttaaatcccacggcctacctgagcattgtttctgaccatgtcaaTCCCTTTATGAACTTTCGTAACTATTTTGTCTTAgatgacgacatgtttgtcctatggcAGCTACCGTTGCTTCACTATGCATTTCGAGTGATATGttgactgagccgttggttgcaattcacagtcacaccgctagatgccgctaacaatctacacactggacctttaaattaaaatgaattgacATTTATTTCTGAGggattttaaagggacacaaggcagtatttttatgttaataaatcatcttcgtaggtcggtatatggttaaatgactcattacatgatgaatgaagactctctcgcccgcccctaccgtctgtaggaagaataccccacttgcaagttcgctgtatccgacccggtgtccttcagtctcgtatagtcttagatatagaacgcatttactcccagacactagggggagctagtagagaaataatactcagacttgccttgtgtgcctttaatggAGCAGTCATGTTCATTATACTTGTATACTAACAACAATACCATGTGTGCAGGGGACATTTCGACGGCAGGCGTGTGGCAGTAAAGCGAATCCTTCCCGAATGCGTGGAATTTGCGGAGCGAGAAGTTCAGCTCCTCCGGGAATCAGACGAGCATCCCAATGTCATCCGTTACTTCTGCACAGAACGGGACAGACAGTTCACGTACATCGCCATTGAACTGTGTGCCGTTACGCTCCAACAGGTGTGTGTCATAATATTACTAAGTGATGCTAGACTTTTCAACAAATGCTTTTCATCATAAAGTGTATAATCACAAATGTTATTTACATTCCTTTGTTTTTTGCATGCAGTACGTGGAGGACCCAAGCTGCCCTTACTCAAGCCTGAACCCGGTGTCGCTGCTGGAGCAGACCATGTGTGGCCTCAATCACCTGCACTCCCTCAATATCGGTAAGTCCCAAAACACCTCACAGTCGCACATGCTCATATTGCATTACATTTATGTTCATTCATGCCATTGAGGAGTAATTGGAGGCTGCCCTCATATTGTCATGCAAGCAGACGATGGATTGTTAAAACTAATTACACGATCATCTCTCATTCAGTTCACAGGGATTTAAAGCCACGCAATATTTTGCTCTCTCTCCCGGGTGTATTGGGTCGAGTCCGGGCAGTGATCTCAGATTTCGGCTTGTGTAAGAAGCTCCCAGATGGTCGCCATAGTTTTAGCCTGCGCTCTGGGATACCAGGAACCGAAGGCTGGATTGCCCCGGAGTTACTTACAAATGATTCGAAAGGAAATCCTGTAAGACTGCCAAAACACGTGGATGCAGATATACAAACACATTATTAACTTATACTTTAATTCAATTTCTGCTTTTTTTGTTGTAGACCAGTGCTGTGGATATATTCTCGGCAGGATGTGTGTTTTATTATGTGACGTCCAAAGGACAGCATCCATTTAGTGATACATTACGACGACAAGCCAATATCCTGTCCGGGGTCTATAATCTCGACCACTTTATGGAGGATATACACGGTATGTGTGTGGGAGTGAATGTGTTTCAGAGTCCACTTTTGTTAAACAAATTTGACCACAATGGCAAATAGGTTGTTTCTTTGATAAAGTTTAAGCATcacatttcaaaaaaaaaaaaaaaaaaaactatt
It includes:
- the ern2 gene encoding serine/threonine-protein kinase/endoribonuclease IRE1 isoform X2; the encoded protein is MTVCVLEREKCEGGSSVSLPESLLFVSTLDGSLHAVSKQTGDIKWTLKEDPIIQVPVYFQEPGFLPDPNDGSLYVLGGKRKEGLMKLPFTIPELVQSSPCRSSDGVLYTGKKQDTWFVVDPQTGEKQTSLSTASSDSICPSAPLLYIGRTEYMITMYDTKTQELRWNATYNDYSAPLYDDKDYEYKMSHFASSGDGLVVTVDRDSGEVLWMQKFDSPVAGFYLWSQDSLRRAPHLTVATETLRYLTFTAENTQSQTMKWTYQFTKEKHSTKTQLVPTLYVGKMDSHLYASSSLVHKGVAIVPQGITLARIEGPITAGVTMGNGRAECEITPSTDVKYPPGSTSSLQNNWLLIGHHEIPPLAHTTMLRDFPENLRRSGDVIPPQGSGSSFRPVSHPLPPVTQQISSPMLPDSLTSDPMTVLVVTLLLGAWIAFLLKHNRPVKSQKSDEPMDFNSLTTLTNQNPSTEPSAPSSSSSYSNNNHSEKTSSVASYQTQPFSSKDSASGAAVSQSQNEQPEVVEVGKISFSPAEVLGHGTAGTFVFRGHFDGRRVAVKRILPECVEFAEREVQLLRESDEHPNVIRYFCTERDRQFTYIAIELCAVTLQQYVEDPSCPYSSLNPVSLLEQTMCGLNHLHSLNIVHRDLKPRNILLSLPGVLGRVRAVISDFGLCKKLPDGRHSFSLRSGIPGTEGWIAPELLTNDSKGNPTSAVDIFSAGCVFYYVTSKGQHPFSDTLRRQANILSGVYNLDHFMEDIHEDVIGRDLIERMISAEPETRPSAACVLKHPFFWSPEKQLQFFQDVSDRIEKEPSESTIVARLENSSRSVVRTNWRMHISAPLQADLRKFRTYKGNSVRDLLRAMRNKKHHYHELPPEVQTALGEVPDGFVVYFTSRFPRLLLHTHSALSICAPERLFHPYYHH
- the ern2 gene encoding serine/threonine-protein kinase/endoribonuclease IRE1 isoform X1, with amino-acid sequence MESLVDWRHLLLALFCLFGNVAKCEGGSSVSLPESLLFVSTLDGSLHAVSKQTGDIKWTLKEDPIIQVPVYFQEPGFLPDPNDGSLYVLGGKRKEGLMKLPFTIPELVQSSPCRSSDGVLYTGKKQDTWFVVDPQTGEKQTSLSTASSDSICPSAPLLYIGRTEYMITMYDTKTQELRWNATYNDYSAPLYDDKDYEYKMSHFASSGDGLVVTVDRDSGEVLWMQKFDSPVAGFYLWSQDSLRRAPHLTVATETLRYLTFTAENTQSQTMKWTYQFTKEKHSTKTQLVPTLYVGKMDSHLYASSSLVHKGVAIVPQGITLARIEGPITAGVTMGNGRAECEITPSTDVKYPPGSTSSLQNNWLLIGHHEIPPLAHTTMLRDFPENLRRSGDVIPPQGSGSSFRPVSHPLPPVTQQISSPMLPDSLTSDPMTVLVVTLLLGAWIAFLLKHNRPVKSQKSDEPMDFNSLTTLTNQNPSTEPSAPSSSSSYSNNNHSEKTSSVASYQTQPFSSKDSASGAAVSQSQNEQPEVVEVGKISFSPAEVLGHGTAGTFVFRGHFDGRRVAVKRILPECVEFAEREVQLLRESDEHPNVIRYFCTERDRQFTYIAIELCAVTLQQYVEDPSCPYSSLNPVSLLEQTMCGLNHLHSLNIVHRDLKPRNILLSLPGVLGRVRAVISDFGLCKKLPDGRHSFSLRSGIPGTEGWIAPELLTNDSKGNPTSAVDIFSAGCVFYYVTSKGQHPFSDTLRRQANILSGVYNLDHFMEDIHEDVIGRDLIERMISAEPETRPSAACVLKHPFFWSPEKQLQFFQDVSDRIEKEPSESTIVARLENSSRSVVRTNWRMHISAPLQADLRKFRTYKGNSVRDLLRAMRNKKHHYHELPPEVQTALGEVPDGFVVYFTSRFPRLLLHTHSALSICAPERLFHPYYHH